GCCCTGCCAAGCATCACCCCAGGCCCTCGAGGGCAACCTGAACGGACCCACCCATGTACATGCCTTCACTTACCGTAGAGACAGAGATCGTAGAGGCCAGCACAAAGGCCGTGGCCCTCGCAGAGAGGGGCCCAGGGGGGCAGGGCGTGTAGCAGATAGGCCCCCGAAGCAGAGCCAgaaggagaggtgggtggaggaCAGCCTGTCTCTACTCAAGCACCCACCTGCTTTTCCAGTGCAGGACAGCCCTGCCAAGCTGCAGCCAACCATCAGCTATGCCTCGAAAGTGAAGTCAGGGGCGGTGGGTGGAGTGCTGGAGGAGGAGGGCCGCCCAGCTATCGGTGTCCTGCTGCAGAACCAGTGGGGACTTAGTTTCATCAGTGAGGTCCTCCAAGCCACAGAGGGTTCAGTTCCCTCTCCTGCCCCCATAGCAGCACCTCAGCTCACATTTGGAGGTGAAACCACCAACCCAACACAAGAGAGGCAGCACATAGTCCAGGCCAGTGGTGAAATCCCAGTTCCTGTCACTACCTCAATCTCCATTGACCAGTACAGAGAAGAGGAAGCAAAGATCAATGGGAAGCTGCTTCTCACCTGTCACCATCTAAAGGAGGCTCTGCACTATCACACAATAGGTAAGGGCTGACGTGGTTAAGACCTCAATAATACATTAATGTATTATAAATGTTATTTTTCTGTAGATCTGTCAAGTAAAAGTTGTATGCATCATAATATGAATCCTAACTATACCTTGCTCATTTTTAGAATGGAATGTCACCTGCAACAAACAGAAAGAAGGTGTAGATAGTTCATCAGGAAGGTCCATTATTAGAATTTGACCGGATTCTCCATTCTCCACATTGGGCATTAGAATCTCTGAAGCAGGGCTCATACTTTTAAAGGATTTTAAGATGTTTTCAGACCTCAGTAGTCTAATGTCAAGAGAAAATCACATCCCACAACATCAGTGGTGTAAATTCAGTTTAGCTGTATATTTTCCACCCCAAAATGAATAGAAAATACGGTCAGGAAATGAAACGGTGCTCATCTTTCCATTCATTTGAGTTGTGGCATATAGCTGgatacacacaaccactgtcgGGACATGGTTTCATCTTGACATTACTCGAGGTTGGGGGAAAAACTAACAAACGTTACTTAAAAATGAAATGGTCTCTTTAATGGTTCGATTGTTAAACGTTGATATATTTTATTATCCCACCATAATATGTAATAACACCCAATAATACAAGACGGTTTAAATACAGATTGAACGATGAGACCGATATAAATGTGAAGGATCCACCTGGACTATTGACTCATTTGTTCCAACTTGAAACAACGGGATGTGGTCTGGTTTAGTTATAAAATCTTTGGTTTAAATGCGAGAAGAATACGTGCAGTGAAGAACTATCTCTTTGTGAGAGGGCACAGTCATTGAATTTCACGTTGTCTCTCAATTCCAAGGTACTTATGTTATCATTATCAACTGATTTCCCCGTTGCTCTTGGGGGTGgtcatattttttaaatcaattgcCATCTCCATTTTcttaatgtttattttttaaggAAGTTGTCTTGGCATCACTGGATGAATTTGGATGTTTCTCTGTCGAGACCTTCAGGTGAGGCTTGATATGATTTTAAGTAATCCCACCAGTGAGTGTCGTCCGCATATTTAAAGAATCCATGGGCTGGGCCAGAGGCTTGGCAATTGTACGCAGCCTTACAGGGCTCCTTGTTAACCTTTCTAGATGAAGAGATGGCAGTTAAATCTCACCTGACTACAGTTACAAGCTTCTCAATAAGTAGATGGTGTTGAAAGCGCTACTGAACACAATTTTCACTAGGCTATTTGCATGCTCTAAGTGTTTGTGGTTGTCCAGCATTATTAGGCAAATTGTATTGGATCTAGGGGGAGATCCTACTAGTGACCTCATTTAAACTTGCTGCATCTTGTCTGCAAAAACATTTGCATCATGTACCCTAATGGGTCTAAAGAAGGATACAACTTGAGATGTTTTTTTATCTAGTGGGTTCCGTTTGAAGTCCTTGCTGCAGCCCCCAAAGGGCTAGATTATATGAGAAGGTTTGACATGCTGCCTGTCACTAAATGCTGTCTTACTTTCTGTTTCAGATCCCAATAAGGTAGTTTGGTATAAGAACTCCTGGACCAGCCAGCCCTAGTGACTCATGGACCTGTCTGCCACAacacacaccccccacacacacacacacgcactcaggtCGATGCTTTACACAAAGCCACTGAGACACTTTGGACTAACTCCTTGATGAGATCCACAACTAGGGACTTTTCTAACGCCTTCAAAGGCCTGCCTTAATGAATTGGACCTGGAGTTCCTATCGGCTCAAAATGATTCGTTTAATGTCGTGTTGAGCTGGTCTTTTTTTAACAATCTTAAGAGCTGTCATTTTATTGTGAGGAACTGAGAAGTTTATCAGACATTTTCTGTTTTGTCCTCTGTTGAGGATCCGTCAAGCACTTTCTAATCTGTTGTGACCAATCCTTGGTACTCCTATTTCCCTACCAGGTGTTTATTTTTTTCACAAATTTGAAAATGTGTTATACCTGCTTCATTTGACCGTATTTTACACGGGACAGATGTGTAATCATGTCTCCAGTTTACAGGGGTGCAGACAGCACAATAAGAAGGCACCCTTCCCCTGTCTGATCCTAATGCTGTTTTATTTTGTACCCTGATTGGGTGAATGTTACTCATGAATCCATATGATTACTCATGATCACACTAGCTCAGTTTTATGATttgaaatgtataaaaaatacacTGGAGGATAAGTGAACAGTATTGCATAATAAAATTGAATGAACTTGACATGCCCCATGGTCTTACTGGTAATGCTCATACTTAATTGTTTTATCATTTTTACATATGATACATAAAACCCACAACATTTGCTTTAATATGGACAAGTTTAAAATGTTTTTACCTTTTTTTAAAGTAAACTGAGGGCTTGACTATCCTTGTCGCTGAAGTTCAGCACGATTGAAATGTAAAAGTTATTTCCAATTTAGCCGACATGcagtgtttaccgtgaatgcagtgcTGCTAACGCAAGAACATTGCCTTTCAATTTCTATGGCGCTGACCTACTGCTATACGGACTGAATAAAGGCCAAAAATAAGTGATTGTGATTCTTGGACGACTTGATTGGATAAATGCTCAGTGGGCGGAGTTACAGGAGGAGGGGAAATCTGTTCGGTCTTGAGTTCCAAATTTACCTACCTTTCTGCCTGAACAGCTTAAAATGTGTGGAAAAGGCATAGTGCCCTCACCTCTGCTGGTGCAATGCACTGGGCTAGGGACCATAAGATCGCAGGTTCTAATCTTGCTGATCCCCATCCTCGAAAAGGTAC
The Oncorhynchus nerka isolate Pitt River unplaced genomic scaffold, Oner_Uvic_2.0 unplaced_scaffold_6381, whole genome shotgun sequence genome window above contains:
- the LOC135566255 gene encoding FMR1-interacting protein NUFIP2-like — its product is TWEANTVCESDTLCDPAGLVSSTNPEAHIGNRRLSPGSGNCGGGGGGCPTGVDQQPCQASPQALEGNLNGPTHVHAFTYRRDRDRRGQHKGRGPRREGPRGAGRVADRPPKQSQKERWVEDSLSLLKHPPAFPVQDSPAKLQPTISYASKVKSGAVGGVLEEEGRPAIGVLLQNQWGLSFISEVLQATEGSVPSPAPIAAPQLTFGGETTNPTQERQHIVQASGEIPVPVTTSISIDQYREEEAKINGKLLLTCHHLKEALHYHTIEWNVTCNKQKEDPNKVVWYKNSWTSQP